Part of the Pseudomonas sp. P8_241 genome is shown below.
TAAGCCAGTTTTTCCTTGATGCGAGCTGCTTTACCAGACAGGTCACGCAGGTAGTACAGCTTGGCTTTACGTACGTCACCGCGACGTTTAACGGCCATGCTGTCGATTTGCGGGCTGTAGGTCTGGAAAGTACGTTCTACGCCAACACCGTTGGAGATTTTACGAACGGTGAATGCACTGTTTACGCCGCGGTTACGCTTGGCGATAACAACACCTTCGAACGCTTGCAGACGCGAACGGTCGCCTTCCTTCACTTTCAC
Proteins encoded:
- the rplS gene encoding 50S ribosomal protein L19, translating into MTNKIILALEAEQMTKEIPTFAPGDTIVVQVKVKEGDRSRLQAFEGVVIAKRNRGVNSAFTVRKISNGVGVERTFQTYSPQIDSMAVKRRGDVRKAKLYYLRDLSGKAARIKEKLA